In Comamonadaceae bacterium OS-1, a single window of DNA contains:
- the fadD_1 gene encoding long-chain-fatty-acid--CoA ligase — MQHPWHAHYPAGMPTAIDTTGLPTVVALLEHSFAAHHDSDAYVFMGHVLRYGDVDALSRALAAWLQDQPLAQGDCVAIMLPNLLSFPVAMAAVLRAGMVAVNINPLYTPRELQHQLQDSGAKAIVILDRFVPTLDAIVAHTDVATVLVAAGTDLLGLPAGAALPALAEGGSSFVDALVQGRSLPFHPPVLRPGDPAVLQYTGGTTGVSKGATLLHSTLAANVLASEAWMAPGLQRQARSTQFTIVCALPLYHVFAFVACSLLGMRAGARNILIPNPRDQTAMIAQLLPYKLHMFPAVNTLFGALLQHPDFAQLDFSELCISNGGGSPVQAAVAQRWLEVTGCPITEGYGLSETAAAVVCNRTDLEVFTGDIGLPMPGVHIRMLDDAGDDVPLGQPGEIAIHGPQVMAGYWQRPEDTAAAFTPDGYFLSGDIGVMDAQGRIRIVDRKKDMLLVSGFNVYPNEVEAVLARHPGVLECAVVGVPDAATGEAVRAFVVRKDTVLSEADLLAFCAEQLTGYKRPRSVEFLDVLPKSALGKVLRRELRAQGDAE; from the coding sequence ATGCAACACCCCTGGCACGCCCACTACCCCGCAGGAATGCCCACGGCCATCGACACCACGGGCCTGCCGACCGTGGTAGCCCTGCTGGAACACAGTTTTGCCGCCCACCACGACAGCGATGCCTATGTTTTCATGGGCCACGTGCTGCGCTACGGCGATGTGGATGCCCTATCCAGGGCGCTGGCCGCCTGGCTGCAAGACCAGCCGCTGGCCCAGGGCGATTGCGTGGCCATCATGCTGCCCAATCTGCTGAGCTTTCCCGTGGCCATGGCGGCGGTGCTGCGGGCCGGGATGGTGGCGGTGAACATCAACCCGCTGTACACCCCGCGCGAGCTGCAGCACCAGTTGCAGGACTCGGGTGCCAAGGCCATCGTCATCCTCGACCGCTTTGTGCCCACGCTGGATGCGATCGTGGCCCACACCGATGTGGCCACCGTGCTGGTGGCCGCAGGCACCGACCTGCTGGGCCTGCCCGCCGGGGCGGCGCTACCCGCGCTGGCCGAAGGCGGCAGCAGCTTTGTCGATGCCCTGGTGCAGGGCCGCAGCCTGCCGTTTCATCCTCCTGTGCTGCGGCCCGGCGACCCGGCGGTGTTGCAATACACCGGTGGCACCACGGGGGTGAGCAAAGGGGCCACGCTGCTGCACAGCACGCTGGCGGCCAATGTGCTGGCCTCCGAGGCCTGGATGGCACCGGGCCTGCAGCGCCAGGCGCGCAGCACCCAGTTCACCATCGTCTGCGCGCTGCCGCTGTACCACGTGTTTGCCTTTGTGGCCTGCAGCCTGCTGGGCATGCGGGCCGGGGCGCGCAACATCCTGATCCCGAATCCGCGCGACCAGACCGCCATGATTGCGCAGTTATTGCCCTACAAGCTGCACATGTTCCCGGCGGTCAACACCTTGTTTGGCGCGCTCTTACAGCACCCCGACTTTGCGCAACTCGACTTCAGCGAGCTGTGCATCAGCAACGGCGGCGGCAGCCCGGTGCAGGCCGCCGTGGCCCAGCGCTGGCTGGAGGTCACCGGCTGCCCTATCACCGAAGGCTACGGCCTGTCGGAAACCGCCGCCGCCGTGGTTTGCAACCGCACCGATCTGGAGGTGTTTACCGGCGACATCGGCCTGCCCATGCCTGGCGTGCACATCCGCATGCTGGACGATGCAGGGGACGACGTGCCCCTGGGCCAGCCCGGCGAAATCGCCATCCACGGCCCGCAGGTGATGGCCGGTTACTGGCAGCGCCCCGAGGACACCGCTGCCGCCTTCACGCCTGACGGCTATTTCCTCAGTGGCGACATCGGCGTGATGGACGCGCAGGGCCGCATCCGTATCGTCGACCGCAAAAAAGACATGCTGCTGGTCAGCGGCTTCAACGTCTACCCCAACGAGGTTGAAGCCGTGCTGGCCCGCCACCCCGGCGTGCTGGAATGTGCGGTGGTGGGTGTGCCCGATGCGGCCACTGGCGAGGCGGTGCGTGCGTTTGTGGTGCGCAAAGATACGGTGCTTTCTGAGGCCGACCTCCTGGCCTTTTGCGCCGAGCAGCTCACCGGCTACAAACGCCCGCGCAGTGTGGAGTTTCTTGACGTACTGCCCAAGTCGGCGCTGGGCAAAGTGCTGCGGCGGGAGTTGAGGGCGCAAGGCGACGCTGAATAA
- the glbN gene encoding group 1 truncated hemoglobin GlbN, protein MKHFAHWMAAAVLLLVSSVHAQTTPLYESLGEKPGITALASDFVDRMKAHPRIGTMFDKIKPAYLKEQIADQFCEVSGGPCKYDGETMKNSHADLGIDKAQFNLVVEMLQAAMDARGIAFTAQNQLLAKLAPMHRDIITK, encoded by the coding sequence ATGAAACATTTCGCCCACTGGATGGCCGCTGCGGTGCTACTGCTGGTCAGTTCGGTACACGCCCAAACCACCCCGCTCTACGAATCCCTGGGTGAAAAGCCCGGCATCACCGCCCTGGCCAGCGACTTTGTGGACCGCATGAAAGCCCACCCGCGCATCGGCACGATGTTTGACAAGATCAAGCCCGCCTACCTGAAGGAACAGATCGCCGACCAGTTCTGTGAGGTCAGCGGCGGGCCCTGCAAGTACGACGGCGAAACCATGAAGAATTCGCACGCCGATCTCGGCATCGACAAAGCCCAGTTCAACCTGGTGGTGGAGATGTTGCAGGCCGCCATGGACGCGCGCGGCATTGCGTTTACCGCGCAAAACCAGTTGCTGGCCAAGCTGGCCCCGATGCACCGCGACATCATTACCAAGTAA